The window CGCGCTGACCGGCCGCGACTCGCTCAAGCCGCCGAGCCGCAAGCTCGCGCTGCTCGGCCTGCTGATGGTGGCCGGCGGCGCCGCGCTCGCCCTGCTCGGCGCGACCAGCGGCTTCGGCAACCGCAGTACGGCCGTGCTCGGCGGCTCGATGATCGCCGAACTCGGCATGGTCGCCCTGACGCCCTACCTGGTCGGCCTGTTCGGGCGGATCGGCCGCTGGCTGCCGCTCGGCCCCCGGCTCGCGCTGCGCGACTCGGTCCGCCACCGCGGACGCACCGCCCCCGCCGTCGCGGCGGTGATGGCCGCCGTCGCCGGCTCGGTCGCCGTCGGCATCTACACCGCCAGCAGCCATGAGGAGCACCGCCGGGAGTACGTCGCCGCAGCGCCGGCCGGCGCGGTCACGGTGAGCAGCGGCTGGGGCTCGGCCGCCGACGGGAAGCTGCTGCCCCAGCTGCGCGGCGCCGTCGAGAGCAACATCCCCGACCTCGGCCGGCGCGCCGACGTGCAGGAGGTCGGCCTCAAGGGCGACTGCGACCGGACGCACGGCAACTGCGGCTACGTCACCACCGAGCTGCCGAAGGAGCTGCGCTGCCCGCTGTTCGACAAGGGCAGCGAGGCCATCGCTCCGGCCGAGGCCGAGCGGCTCCGCAAGGAGGACGCGCGCTGCAGGGCGAACCACTCCTACCGGGTCAACCCGTTCAGCACGGTGGCCGCCGGGGACTCCACCCTGCTGCGCAACCTGTTCGGTGTGGACGACCCGGCCGCCGGCCAGGCGCTGGCCGCCGGCAAGGCCGTCGTGTTCGACGCCGACTACGTCAAGGACGGCAAGCTCGTCGTGAGCGTGACGGAGCCGGCCGAGGAGCAGTCGAACAAGCTGAACGCCTCGCCCGTGCACGACACGCCCAGCCACGAGATCGCCGTCGACGCGGTGCTGTTCCACGCCGTCGTCCCGACCGGTGGCCAGGCGCTGGTGAGCCCGGAGACCGCCGGCCGGCTCGGGCTGGGCACCCATGACGCCGGTTCGGTCTGGCTGCCCGCCAAGGCGCCGTCCGACAGCGCCGAACAGAAGGCGACGGCGGCGATCGACAAGCTCGCCGACGGCACCCAGTTCGGGGTCGAGCGCGGCTTCCGGTCCAACGACGACCTGGTCAGCCTCGGTCTGACGGGCTTCGCCGCCCTGGTCGCGCTCGGCGCCGCCGGCATCGCCACCGGGCTCGCCGCCGCCGACTCGCAGCGCGACCTGACCACCCTCGCGGCGGTCGGCGCCGCGCCGCGGATCCGCCGCAGCCTCTCCGGCTTCCAGTGCGGGGTGATCGCCGCGATGGGCACCCTGCTCGGCGTGGTCGCCGGAGTGGTGCCGGCGGTGGCCCTGCGCAAGGTGGAGGGCGTGTCCGTCTCCTACCCGGGGATGTCCCCCGAGGAGACGGCCGACCACAGCGTGATCGTCTTCCCGTGGCTCGACATCGGCGCCACCGTGATCGTCCTGCCGCTGCTCGCGGTGGGGCTGGCCACGCTGCTCACCCGCTCGCGGATCTCGCTGCTGCGCCGCTCCGGCTGACCGCGCGTTCCCCGTGTCCCCCGTCACCCCCGGCCGCCGCCCCCGTGCGGCCGGGGGTGACGGACGTTACAGGCCGTCCGGCGCCCGGTGGCCGGACGGCCGGGGCGGGCACCCGCACGGGCGAACTAAAGTCGTCCGTATGACGAGAACCCCGGACAGCGTCGTCCGCTCCTTCATCGACCGGCACCAGGCCGAGTTCCTGGCCGACCTCTCCGACTGGCTGGGCATCCCCTCCGTCTCGGCCGAGCCCGAGCGGGCCGGGGAGGTCCGCCGCTCCGCCGAGTGGCTGGCCGCGAAGCTGGGCGGGACCGGGTTCCCGGTGGTCGAGGTCTGGGAGACGGACGGCCTGCCGGCGGTGTTCGCCGAGTGGCCGTCGGGGGACGCGTCCGCGCCGACCGTCCTGGTCTACGGGCACCACGACGTGCAGCCCGCCGCCAAGGAGGACGGCTGGGCGACGGAGCCCTTCGAGCCGACCGTGGTCGGCCGGCAGCTGTTCGCGCGCGGGGCCGCCGACGACAAGGGGCAGGTGTTCTTCCACACGCTCGGGGTCCGCGCCCACCTGGCCGCCACCGGGCGCACCGCGCCGGCCGTCAACCTCAAGCTGCTGATCGAGGGCGAGGAGGAGTCCGGCTCGCCGCACTTCCCCGCGCTGGTCCGCCGGGAGGCCGGGCGGCTGGCCGCCGATGTGGTGATCATCTCGGACACCGGGATGTGGTCCGAGACCACGCCGACGGTCTGCACCGGCATGCGGGGCCTGGCCGACGCCCAGATCGACCTCTACGGCCCGGACAGCGACATCCACTCCGGTTCCTTCGGTGGCGCAGTCCCCAACCCGGCGGCGGTCGCGGCCGAACTGGCCGCCGCGCTGCACGACGAGGACCGCCGGGTGGCCGTCCCGGGCTTCTACGACGGCGTGGTCGAGCTGACCGCGCGCGAGCGCGAGCTCTTCGCCGAGCTGCCCTTCGACGAGGGGCAGTGGCTGAAGGTCGCCAAGTCGCACGGCACCCTCGGCGAGGCCGGCTACTCCACCCTGGAGCGCGTCTGGGCCCGGCCGACCGCCGAGGTGAACGGCATCTGGGGCGGCTACACCGGCCCCGGCGGCAAGACCATCGTGCCGTCCTCGGCGCACCTCAAGCTCTCCTTCCGGCTGGTGGCCGGCCAGGAGGTGGAGCGGGTCCAGGAGGCCGTCCGGTCCTGGGTGGCGCAGCGGGTGCCCGAGGGCATCCGGTACGCGCTGGAGTTCCCGGGCGCCACCCGGCCCTGCCTGACCCCGCTGGACCACCCGGCCCTGCGGTCCACCGTCCGGGCGATGGAGCGGGCCTTCGGGCAGCGGATCCTGTTCACCCGGGAGGGTGGTTCCGGCCCGGCCGCCGAACTCCAGGACGTGCTCGGCGCGCCGGTGCTCTTCCTCGGCATCTCGGTGCCCTCGGACGGCTGGCACTCGGTCGACGAGAAGGTCGAGCTCGACCTGCTGGCCAAGGGCGTGGAGACGACCGCCTACCTCTGGGCCGACCTGGCCGAGAACTGGCGGCCGGGCGGCGAGGCGGCGTGAAGGCCGCGGGGCGCCCTCCGCGGCCCGTCCTGGCGAACAGACCACTCATCCGGATGATTCATCACGTGGGGATGGAACGAAGTGAGCACCGTGCCTGAGACCGAACGCCCGCTGCCCCCGGCACTGGCCCGGGCCGGGGTCGACCGGGCGGCCCAGCACCGGTTCGACGAGCCCTG of the Kitasatospora sp. NBC_01246 genome contains:
- a CDS encoding dipeptidase, producing the protein MTRTPDSVVRSFIDRHQAEFLADLSDWLGIPSVSAEPERAGEVRRSAEWLAAKLGGTGFPVVEVWETDGLPAVFAEWPSGDASAPTVLVYGHHDVQPAAKEDGWATEPFEPTVVGRQLFARGAADDKGQVFFHTLGVRAHLAATGRTAPAVNLKLLIEGEEESGSPHFPALVRREAGRLAADVVIISDTGMWSETTPTVCTGMRGLADAQIDLYGPDSDIHSGSFGGAVPNPAAVAAELAAALHDEDRRVAVPGFYDGVVELTARERELFAELPFDEGQWLKVAKSHGTLGEAGYSTLERVWARPTAEVNGIWGGYTGPGGKTIVPSSAHLKLSFRLVAGQEVERVQEAVRSWVAQRVPEGIRYALEFPGATRPCLTPLDHPALRSTVRAMERAFGQRILFTREGGSGPAAELQDVLGAPVLFLGISVPSDGWHSVDEKVELDLLAKGVETTAYLWADLAENWRPGGEAA
- a CDS encoding ABC transporter permease encodes the protein MRFSAWRVALRIARRDALRAKGRSALVVAMVALPVLGVTGADVFFRSAELDPVERIVRTMGQSDAEIHMVDRGSIILQAPDPDQPFDLTGADEAKVENGRPQYTPEQRRSLDTEPAELVKQLVPAGTTLVPLREGPYVPTSTVQGLLSVRTAEADLNDPVWKGRIDVVEGRAPSAGHEVAVTRDFLDRSGLRIGDRTSPRGLEATPFTITAVAEYPGDLRATGLIARPGALVDPLMKLPGADKGLGRSALGESARWLVKLPAGAAIDWPKVTEFNKYGFTVASRSVLLDPPARSEVPLYAQKGQSSGGTPYLDRTSVVILATVVGMALLEIVLLAGPAFAVGARRSRRQLGLLAAGGGNRADVRAVVLGGGVVLGVTGAALGLAVGVGLVAVLRTQAENYAGERFGHFDLQPLDLLGVLGIGLVTGLLAAVVPAVQASRQDVVAALTGRDSLKPPSRKLALLGLLMVAGGAALALLGATSGFGNRSTAVLGGSMIAELGMVALTPYLVGLFGRIGRWLPLGPRLALRDSVRHRGRTAPAVAAVMAAVAGSVAVGIYTASSHEEHRREYVAAAPAGAVTVSSGWGSAADGKLLPQLRGAVESNIPDLGRRADVQEVGLKGDCDRTHGNCGYVTTELPKELRCPLFDKGSEAIAPAEAERLRKEDARCRANHSYRVNPFSTVAAGDSTLLRNLFGVDDPAAGQALAAGKAVVFDADYVKDGKLVVSVTEPAEEQSNKLNASPVHDTPSHEIAVDAVLFHAVVPTGGQALVSPETAGRLGLGTHDAGSVWLPAKAPSDSAEQKATAAIDKLADGTQFGVERGFRSNDDLVSLGLTGFAALVALGAAGIATGLAAADSQRDLTTLAAVGAAPRIRRSLSGFQCGVIAAMGTLLGVVAGVVPAVALRKVEGVSVSYPGMSPEETADHSVIVFPWLDIGATVIVLPLLAVGLATLLTRSRISLLRRSG